From Demequina lutea, a single genomic window includes:
- a CDS encoding LLM class flavin-dependent oxidoreductase, with protein sequence MKNVGFLSFGWWSRSPGSKVRSASELMHDTIALAEAAEDAGIDGAWLRIHHFEQNTSSPFPLLAAMGARTSRVELGTGVINMRYDYVTT encoded by the coding sequence CGTCGGCTTCTTGTCGTTCGGTTGGTGGTCCCGCTCCCCCGGGTCCAAGGTGCGCAGCGCGTCCGAGCTCATGCACGACACGATCGCGCTCGCGGAGGCGGCCGAGGATGCGGGCATCGATGGCGCCTGGCTTCGCATTCACCACTTTGAGCAGAACACCTCCTCGCCCTTCCCGCTGTTGGCGGCGATGGGCGCGCGCACCTCGAGAGTGGAGCTGGGCACGGGCGTCATCAACATGCGCTACGATTATGTAACCACTTGA